A stretch of the Halomonas sp. BDJS001 genome encodes the following:
- the pdxH gene encoding pyridoxamine 5'-phosphate oxidase gives MTRNIADIRRDYEGGKLEESQAPDDPFVLFDEWFTLALEKEGTDGNAMTLATVDSQGRPHARVVLLKGFDERGMVFYTNYHSHKGSELSNVPFAAITFWWPSLSRQVRIEGPVEQVSADESDEYFASRPRGSQLGAWIATQSVVIPDRNWIEERQKRFEQAYDGQDIPRPIHWGGYRINPEMIEFWQGQPSRLHDRLRFERRDGGEWSRFRMAP, from the coding sequence ATGACACGTAACATAGCCGATATCAGGCGTGATTATGAAGGCGGCAAGTTAGAAGAGTCTCAGGCACCCGATGATCCATTCGTGTTGTTTGATGAATGGTTCACCCTCGCATTGGAAAAAGAGGGTACTGATGGCAATGCTATGACACTAGCCACCGTCGATAGCCAAGGCCGCCCCCACGCCCGGGTGGTGCTGTTAAAAGGATTTGATGAGCGCGGCATGGTTTTTTACACCAACTACCATAGCCATAAGGGCAGCGAGCTGAGCAATGTGCCCTTTGCGGCCATCACCTTCTGGTGGCCTTCCCTCTCCCGTCAGGTGCGTATCGAGGGCCCCGTTGAGCAGGTGTCCGCCGATGAGTCTGATGAGTACTTTGCCAGCCGCCCACGCGGCAGTCAGCTAGGCGCCTGGATTGCGACTCAAAGCGTGGTCATTCCTGACCGCAACTGGATCGAAGAGCGCCAAAAACGCTTTGAACAAGCCTATGATGGCCAGGATATCCCCCGCCCAATCCACTGGGGTGGCTATCGAATCAATCCGGAAATGATCGAGTTTTGGCAGGGCCAGCCTAGCCGCCTACATGACCGGCTGCGTTTTGAACGCCGCGACGGAGGCGAATGGAGCCGTTTCCGCATGGCGCCCTAG
- a CDS encoding bifunctional acetate--CoA ligase family protein/GNAT family N-acetyltransferase, with product MSTRFLHHFFEPRTLAVFGASEKPASLGGLVLRNIQEGGFKGSLWAVNLKGYSEVFGVPCVSRVSELPEVPDLAVVCSPIEGVPSLIKKLGQYGVKAALVLSGGAYLDRDKGNKGSIRERMLSAARVSGIRVLGPECMGLIVPGKKLNASYASQPVKAGRVAYLGQSGMLANAMIDWAAGRDVGFSHLITVGDSVDVLLPDLIDYVNQFSPAQAIMLHLERINDAQHFMTAVRDASRNRLVLAIKSGRTPESDISGMAPTPGIANRDVVFDAAFARAGVVRVNDSDELLDALETLSRMKPLKGDRLAIVSNGLGPAMLAIDKLISAGGKLAEFSAETQAALHRSEVDMSKPGENPVDVGGNASPERFVQALEIVAADANVDAVLVVHAPTRMAPSLVTAQALIDNRKKFRRNLLTSWMGLKEALNARHICNLAGIPTYISPEKAVKAFMHMVIYQRVQALLQEIPPSLPFSTSPEIRAQCRTLIKQAKEQGRQTLTHSETAQVLEAYGIPTAPSVYLTHPDEALARAAEIPGTKALKVVHEGNCRPYRYRKHPHKISAGLLQDLDTPEQVAEGVRQLGEKVAEKFPEYAIREYCLQPMQRGKHSMQICAGITRDPVFGPLIVFGIGGYKVNVLADRQVALPPLNMSLAADVVGRTHAASLIREHSADPERDIQHLCQMMVKLSQMASDLSDLRGLEINPLLLNRDGMVAVDFAMDLGSPSRFAIMPYPEELREWVTLKNGWQVEVRPIRAEDAHLITTFHRQLSEESIRFRYFHNKSNLTQRDLSILSHINYDRQMAFIAEYLGDDGSKEMLGVVRVWNDPDNIRTEFSIIIRDDLQGLGIGSLLMKKMIDYCTNIGTLEMIGKIMVDNHPMRALMKHLGFKCRYNMEEQVIDAVLRLNEPESEWQRHRLESMPD from the coding sequence GTGAGCACGCGCTTTTTACACCATTTTTTCGAACCTCGCACACTAGCGGTGTTTGGCGCCTCTGAAAAGCCCGCGTCATTGGGCGGTTTAGTGCTGAGAAATATTCAGGAGGGCGGCTTTAAAGGTTCGCTCTGGGCGGTCAACCTTAAAGGCTACTCCGAGGTCTTCGGCGTACCCTGCGTAAGCCGCGTAAGCGAGCTACCGGAAGTGCCCGACTTAGCCGTGGTCTGCTCGCCTATTGAAGGCGTACCTAGTCTAATTAAAAAGCTTGGGCAGTACGGTGTCAAAGCAGCCCTGGTTCTCTCCGGCGGTGCTTACCTGGATCGGGACAAGGGTAATAAGGGCTCCATTCGCGAACGCATGTTGAGTGCGGCCCGTGTCTCCGGCATTCGCGTACTCGGCCCCGAATGCATGGGGCTGATTGTACCGGGTAAGAAATTAAACGCCTCCTACGCTAGTCAGCCGGTGAAAGCCGGCCGCGTCGCCTACCTGGGCCAGTCCGGGATGCTCGCCAATGCGATGATCGATTGGGCCGCCGGGCGTGATGTGGGTTTTTCCCACTTGATTACCGTTGGTGACAGCGTCGACGTACTGCTACCGGATTTGATCGACTACGTTAATCAATTTTCCCCCGCCCAGGCCATTATGCTGCACCTTGAGCGGATCAACGACGCCCAGCACTTTATGACCGCCGTGCGTGATGCCTCCCGTAATCGCCTGGTGCTGGCGATAAAAAGCGGCCGCACCCCAGAGTCGGATATTTCCGGCATGGCGCCCACACCGGGGATTGCCAACCGCGATGTGGTGTTTGATGCCGCTTTTGCACGCGCCGGGGTGGTGCGGGTAAATGACTCCGACGAACTGCTCGATGCGCTGGAAACCCTATCGCGCATGAAACCCCTGAAGGGTGACCGCTTGGCGATCGTTTCTAACGGCCTGGGGCCTGCCATGCTGGCCATCGATAAGCTGATTAGCGCGGGGGGCAAATTGGCTGAGTTCAGCGCCGAAACCCAGGCAGCGCTTCACCGCAGCGAGGTTGATATGAGCAAGCCGGGCGAGAACCCGGTGGATGTGGGGGGCAACGCCTCGCCCGAGCGGTTTGTTCAAGCCCTGGAGATTGTCGCTGCTGACGCCAACGTGGATGCGGTTCTGGTCGTTCACGCGCCCACCCGTATGGCGCCATCGCTGGTGACTGCCCAGGCGCTGATCGATAACCGCAAGAAGTTTCGCCGCAACCTGCTCACCAGTTGGATGGGCTTAAAAGAGGCGCTCAATGCCCGCCATATATGCAATTTAGCCGGAATTCCAACCTATATTTCACCCGAAAAAGCCGTTAAAGCGTTTATGCATATGGTGATTTATCAGCGCGTTCAAGCGCTGCTACAGGAGATTCCGCCAAGCCTGCCGTTTTCCACCAGCCCCGAAATACGCGCCCAGTGCCGTACGCTGATCAAGCAGGCAAAAGAGCAGGGCAGGCAAACCTTAACCCACTCTGAAACGGCCCAAGTGCTTGAGGCCTATGGTATACCCACGGCCCCCAGCGTCTATTTAACCCATCCCGACGAAGCGCTTGCCCGCGCGGCGGAGATTCCTGGCACCAAAGCACTTAAAGTGGTTCATGAAGGCAACTGTCGCCCTTATCGCTACCGTAAGCACCCGCATAAAATTTCAGCAGGCTTGCTACAGGATTTGGACACCCCCGAGCAGGTAGCTGAAGGCGTTCGCCAACTGGGTGAAAAAGTCGCTGAGAAATTTCCTGAATACGCGATCCGCGAGTATTGCCTGCAGCCTATGCAGCGGGGCAAGCACTCGATGCAGATTTGCGCGGGTATTACCCGTGACCCGGTCTTTGGCCCGCTGATCGTCTTTGGTATCGGTGGTTATAAAGTCAACGTGCTGGCTGACCGCCAAGTGGCGCTGCCACCGCTCAATATGAGCCTGGCCGCCGACGTGGTGGGTAGAACCCACGCCGCTTCGTTAATTCGTGAACACTCGGCCGACCCAGAGCGTGATATTCAGCACCTGTGCCAAATGATGGTCAAACTGTCGCAAATGGCGTCCGATCTTAGCGATCTGCGCGGGCTGGAAATAAATCCGCTGTTGCTGAACCGCGATGGCATGGTCGCTGTCGATTTTGCCATGGATCTTGGTTCGCCATCGCGCTTTGCGATCATGCCATACCCTGAAGAGCTGCGTGAATGGGTCACGCTGAAAAACGGTTGGCAAGTGGAGGTAAGGCCCATTCGTGCCGAAGACGCCCACTTGATTACCACCTTCCATCGACAGCTCTCGGAAGAGAGCATTCGTTTCCGCTATTTCCACAATAAATCCAACCTAACCCAGCGTGACCTGTCGATTCTGTCGCATATCAATTACGACCGTCAGATGGCGTTTATTGCCGAGTATTTAGGCGACGATGGCAGCAAAGAGATGCTTGGCGTGGTGCGGGTGTGGAACGATCCGGACAATATTCGTACCGAATTCTCGATCATTATTCGTGATGATTTGCAGGGGCTGGGGATTGGCAGCCTGCTGATGAAGAAAATGATCGATTACTGCACTAACATCGGCACGCTGGAGATGATCGGCAAAATCATGGTCGATAACCATCCAATGCGGGCGCTAATGAAGCACTTAGGCTTTAAGTGTCGCTACAATATGGAGGAGCAGGTAATTGATGCCGTGTTACGCCTCAACGAACCTGAAAGTGAGTGGCAGCGTCACCGCCTTGAGAGCATGCCGGATTAA
- a CDS encoding histone deacetylase family protein gives MITAYLTHPDCSLHHMGPEHPESPQRLEAIRARLSLAGLLQQTMQADAKEACEEALARVHPLRHLRSLDKCLPTEGIVTLDSDTMMNPNSLQAARVAAGAVIRGVDQVFKRQADNVFCAVRPPGHHAEASDAMGFCFYNNIAVGAAHARAKYGAKRIAILDFDVHQCNGTIDIFKNDPEVLICTSFQYPFYPWRYLRSEWQNVVNTPLEVGTDGPEFRRIIENHWLPALHTFKPDLVLISAGFDAHRDDPMGDICLEDEDFYWITHLAMEIATLYADNRIVSVLEGGYNPKSLASGVEAHIKALLGLPFSEVP, from the coding sequence ATGATTACCGCCTACCTTACCCACCCAGACTGCTCATTGCATCATATGGGGCCGGAGCATCCTGAAAGTCCCCAACGTCTGGAGGCCATTCGCGCTCGCCTATCGCTTGCTGGGTTATTACAGCAAACCATGCAGGCAGATGCCAAGGAAGCCTGTGAAGAGGCACTTGCCAGAGTACACCCCTTACGCCACTTGCGCTCCCTGGATAAGTGTTTGCCCACCGAAGGTATCGTTACGTTAGACAGCGATACCATGATGAACCCTAACAGCCTCCAAGCCGCACGGGTTGCAGCAGGCGCTGTTATCCGCGGCGTGGATCAGGTATTTAAGCGTCAGGCGGATAATGTCTTTTGTGCGGTTAGACCGCCAGGCCACCACGCGGAAGCCAGCGATGCCATGGGGTTCTGTTTTTACAATAATATCGCCGTGGGGGCGGCCCATGCGCGCGCCAAATATGGCGCCAAGCGTATCGCCATACTGGATTTTGACGTGCACCAGTGCAATGGCACCATTGATATATTTAAAAATGATCCCGAGGTGCTTATTTGCACCAGCTTCCAGTATCCGTTTTACCCCTGGCGCTATCTACGCAGCGAGTGGCAAAACGTTGTCAATACCCCGCTGGAAGTGGGCACCGATGGTCCTGAGTTTCGGCGCATTATCGAAAACCACTGGCTGCCTGCCCTGCACACATTCAAACCCGATCTAGTACTAATTTCTGCCGGTTTTGACGCCCACCGTGATGATCCCATGGGCGATATTTGTCTAGAGGATGAAGACTTCTACTGGATTACCCATCTCGCCATGGAGATCGCCACCCTATACGCTGATAACCGCATTGTATCGGTACTCGAAGGTGGCTATAACCCAAAGTCACTGGCCAGTGGCGTGGAGGCGCACATAAAAGCGCTTCTGGGCCTGCCGTTTTCTGAGGTGCCTTAA
- a CDS encoding helix-turn-helix domain-containing protein, giving the protein MTATTEEHAALRIASGSKPFVEPLRLGERLKQIRLANQWTLEEVSQRTGLARSTLSKIENDQVSPTFSVVQKLTTGLNIDLPQLLTPPKRERYTMGRRDLTRKGKGQLHPTPTYEHELLGHQLAQKRMIPFKTIVRARSFDEYHQWVRHDGEEFLMVLHGDIMLYTEFYAPLVLAEGDSIYFDSDMGHALVSTSPEDAVVLSVCTRGDVA; this is encoded by the coding sequence ATGACCGCTACGACTGAAGAGCATGCCGCGCTGCGTATTGCATCGGGAAGCAAACCCTTTGTTGAACCATTGCGTTTAGGCGAGCGGCTCAAGCAAATTCGTCTCGCTAATCAGTGGACGCTGGAAGAGGTTAGCCAGCGTACAGGCCTTGCCCGCTCAACGCTGTCTAAAATTGAGAACGATCAAGTCTCCCCCACCTTTAGCGTGGTACAGAAACTCACCACCGGGCTCAACATCGACCTGCCTCAATTGCTCACGCCCCCCAAGCGGGAGCGTTATACCATGGGGCGACGGGATCTTACCCGCAAAGGGAAAGGGCAATTGCACCCCACGCCCACCTATGAGCACGAATTATTGGGTCATCAATTGGCCCAAAAACGGATGATTCCCTTCAAAACTATCGTGCGGGCACGCAGCTTTGACGAATATCACCAGTGGGTACGCCATGATGGCGAAGAGTTTTTGATGGTGCTGCACGGCGATATTATGCTTTACACCGAGTTTTACGCCCCGCTAGTGCTCGCCGAAGGTGACAGCATCTATTTTGATAGCGATATGGGCCACGCCCTGGTATCCACCAGTCCGGAAGATGCCGTTGTTTTATCGGTCTGTACACGTGGTGATGTGGCTTAG
- the tusB gene encoding sulfurtransferase complex subunit TusB, whose product MILHILTKAPDSSAATQMQQAIGEHDTVLLIEEAVTAALDTSWAAWQQCQSRIFLLSEDLTSRGLACTAANNELPTLEMEGFVALTEQYEKTVTWY is encoded by the coding sequence ATGATCCTACATATCCTCACCAAAGCGCCTGATAGCAGTGCTGCCACACAAATGCAGCAGGCGATAGGGGAGCATGATACTGTGCTGCTGATCGAAGAAGCGGTTACTGCAGCGCTGGATACCTCTTGGGCGGCATGGCAACAGTGTCAGTCGCGCATTTTCCTGCTTTCAGAAGACCTGACCTCCCGTGGACTTGCCTGCACCGCTGCCAACAATGAGCTGCCCACCCTAGAGATGGAGGGCTTTGTAGCACTCACTGAGCAGTATGAAAAGACAGTTACCTGGTACTAA
- the tusC gene encoding sulfurtransferase complex subunit TusC produces the protein MAPPDALLVVIRHAPHGSNWLREGLDAALVAAAFGQPVQLLFMGQGIMALLKEQSSGAPGQKATLPTIDMLEMYDIDKLWVAEGALQSMNLSADSLVEGVTLIADKEVPGLLHQHTKILNF, from the coding sequence ATGGCGCCACCTGATGCACTTTTAGTGGTAATTCGCCACGCACCCCACGGTTCAAACTGGTTACGTGAAGGGCTGGATGCCGCCTTGGTTGCTGCTGCTTTTGGCCAGCCCGTGCAGTTGCTATTTATGGGGCAGGGCATAATGGCTCTGTTGAAAGAGCAGAGCAGTGGCGCGCCTGGCCAAAAAGCCACGCTACCAACCATCGATATGTTGGAAATGTACGATATTGACAAGCTTTGGGTAGCGGAAGGGGCGCTACAAAGCATGAACCTTTCAGCTGATTCCCTGGTAGAGGGGGTCACTCTTATCGCGGATAAGGAAGTCCCGGGGCTTTTGCACCAACACACCAAGATACTTAACTTTTAG
- the tusD gene encoding sulfurtransferase complex subunit TusD, whose product MQYGLLVMGAPYSSPAPHSALRFAHALLSRGHQITGVFFYHDGVHNASSLMAPPQDELNLREAWAELNQQHAIQLDVCIAAALRRGLMSESEAQRHGKQSYNVAPPFELTGLGQLLELQQRADRLITFA is encoded by the coding sequence ATGCAGTACGGCTTATTGGTGATGGGGGCGCCCTATAGCAGCCCAGCACCTCACTCTGCATTGCGCTTTGCCCATGCCTTACTATCGCGCGGGCATCAAATTACGGGTGTGTTTTTCTATCATGATGGCGTCCATAATGCTTCATCTCTGATGGCTCCACCTCAGGATGAGCTTAATCTGCGAGAAGCCTGGGCTGAACTGAATCAGCAACATGCGATTCAACTGGATGTCTGTATTGCCGCAGCGCTGCGGCGCGGGCTGATGAGCGAGTCAGAAGCGCAACGGCATGGCAAGCAGTCCTACAATGTAGCGCCGCCTTTTGAATTGACCGGCCTGGGACAATTGCTTGAGCTACAGCAGCGCGCTGATCGCCTGATAACCTTTGCTTAA
- a CDS encoding Bax inhibitor-1/YccA family protein translates to MAYNDLRTARPQSSGVANSVSTNKVLRNTYALLAMTLLFSAVTAGAAVALGIQQMNIFVFFIGAYGLMFLVHKTANSAAGLLATFAFTGFMGFTLGPILSAYLTLPNGGALIMNALAMTGLTFVGLSAIALTTKKDFSFLSNFLMAGAIVLILAMVAGIFFQIPALSLMVSAGFVLFASAAILYQTSEIIHRAGETNYILATVTLYVSIYNLFVSLLSILGIMSND, encoded by the coding sequence ATGGCTTACAACGATTTACGTACGGCGCGTCCTCAATCGAGTGGCGTTGCTAACAGTGTCAGCACTAACAAGGTGTTGCGTAATACCTACGCGCTCTTGGCAATGACGCTGCTGTTCTCAGCAGTTACTGCTGGCGCTGCAGTCGCCCTCGGCATCCAACAAATGAACATTTTTGTGTTCTTTATTGGTGCCTACGGCTTAATGTTCTTGGTACATAAAACCGCAAACTCTGCGGCTGGTTTATTAGCCACGTTCGCCTTTACCGGCTTTATGGGCTTTACACTGGGGCCGATTCTATCTGCGTACCTGACCTTGCCTAATGGCGGCGCGTTGATTATGAATGCGCTGGCGATGACAGGTCTGACCTTTGTTGGTCTTTCTGCAATCGCGCTAACGACTAAGAAAGACTTTAGCTTCTTGAGCAATTTCTTGATGGCAGGTGCCATCGTATTGATACTGGCCATGGTGGCCGGAATCTTCTTTCAAATTCCTGCGCTTTCACTGATGGTATCAGCTGGTTTCGTGCTGTTTGCTTCTGCAGCCATTTTGTACCAAACCAGTGAAATTATTCACCGCGCGGGCGAAACGAATTACATCCTCGCCACAGTGACGCTCTATGTATCCATCTACAATCTGTTTGTCAGCCTGTTGTCGATTTTGGGTATCATGAGCAACGATTGA
- a CDS encoding dienelactone hydrolase family protein has product MKKILLSTTTLPILALSLPAMAFSPAGEDISYRVNDEDFQGYFVSADDNVKGSILIVHDWDGLDDYERQRADMLADEGYDVFAVDLFGEGNRPQAVEDKRAATNRLYQDRERMRSLTLGGLAQAREQGAAEQTVIMGYCFGGAVALEIARSGEADNIAAYSSFHGGLTTPDGQAYSGETAPIFIAHGGADSAVSLEDVATLADELETAGVTYEVGIYSGAPHAFSVFGSDAYHERADERSWTAFNAWLAEML; this is encoded by the coding sequence ATGAAAAAAATTCTACTTTCTACCACCACACTGCCAATTCTAGCGCTTTCATTACCTGCCATGGCCTTCTCACCTGCCGGAGAAGATATCTCCTATCGTGTGAATGATGAGGATTTTCAAGGCTATTTTGTCTCCGCGGACGACAACGTCAAGGGTAGCATACTGATCGTCCATGACTGGGATGGGCTGGATGATTATGAACGCCAGCGTGCCGATATGCTGGCCGATGAAGGCTATGACGTATTTGCCGTAGATCTTTTTGGTGAAGGCAACCGTCCTCAAGCAGTCGAGGATAAACGCGCCGCGACCAATCGACTCTACCAGGATAGAGAAAGAATGCGCTCGCTAACCCTCGGTGGTTTAGCCCAGGCTAGAGAGCAAGGCGCTGCTGAGCAAACGGTCATTATGGGGTACTGCTTTGGCGGTGCGGTAGCACTAGAAATCGCGCGTTCCGGTGAAGCGGATAATATAGCGGCGTACTCCAGTTTTCACGGCGGACTGACCACCCCCGATGGACAAGCTTACTCAGGTGAAACCGCTCCTATCTTTATTGCCCACGGTGGTGCCGACAGTGCGGTGAGCTTAGAGGACGTCGCGACCCTGGCTGACGAGTTAGAAACCGCAGGTGTCACCTATGAGGTAGGTATCTATTCAGGCGCCCCCCACGCCTTTAGCGTATTTGGCAGTGATGCCTACCATGAACGCGCTGATGAACGCTCTTGGACAGCTTTCAATGCCTGGTTGGCTGAAATGCTTTAA
- a CDS encoding HAD-IC family P-type ATPase, translated as METPTAHTDALSESLPKAVHARLAEDVLADLKTSPSGLSVDEAARRLEKYGRNQLPAVAGRHLLLRFFAHFHNALIYFLLAAAVAASLLGHFVDASVIVAVVLVNAVVGFVQEGKAEKALNAIGNLIAPQAHLVREGIHTEVPVDEIVLGDIVSLEAGDRVPADLRLIRASSLQIEEAILTGESVAAEKRVAPAPKEAALGDCHSMAYSGTLVATGQATGVVVATGSDTEIGQISTLLRDVQPLTTPLLEQINRFGKQFTWVTLAVTVVLFAFAVLMRGHVWSEALIAVVALAVAAIPEGLPAVITITLAIGVQRMARRNAAIRQLPAVETLGATSVICSDKTGTLTRNEMTVRRLEAPSGRMTVSGAGYVPEGQLTAEKATKDTWPTDIDSLILSGLLCNDAQLIHSDGEWHAIGDPMEGALVVLAIKAGLEPDATRREWPRVAEIPFDAKHRFMATLNCHATEGARVFVKGAPDELLQLCSLQAADEGSVPLEKDAWTARIAKAAAQGERVLGLAIKQVPPSTHKLSFADLNDELVFVGLIGFIDPPREEAMAAIKECHSAGIKVKMITGDHAATAAAIARQLGLDDDPHVITGRELDDIADSDLPGIVSETSVFARTNPEHKLRIVRALQATGAIVAMTGDGVNDAPSLKQANVGVGMGHKGTDAAKEASQMVLLDDNFASIVAAVHEGRVVYDNIRKVTAWTLPTNGGQVLAVIAAIVFSFAMPMSAVQILWINLITAVTLGLSLAFEKAEPNVMQRRPRPPGQGLLTPFLVWRIVFVSFLFLIAALGMFFYSLGRGDELPLSRTLVVNTVVVLQVFYLFNVRYLHMTSFNWRGVLGTPAVLIAVTVVFIAQLAFTYLPIMHHLFDSRPVRITDGVLIITIGVAMMIVLEVEKVVLRRAGNPQASNNV; from the coding sequence ATGGAAACCCCTACTGCCCACACCGATGCGCTATCAGAAAGCCTGCCAAAAGCAGTGCATGCCAGGCTCGCCGAGGATGTCCTTGCCGACTTGAAGACTTCACCATCGGGGCTGAGCGTAGATGAGGCGGCAAGGCGATTAGAGAAGTATGGACGCAACCAGTTGCCGGCAGTTGCTGGTCGACATCTGCTGCTTCGATTCTTCGCGCATTTTCATAACGCACTGATCTATTTCCTTTTGGCGGCTGCCGTCGCCGCTTCTTTGCTGGGGCATTTTGTGGATGCGTCGGTCATTGTTGCCGTGGTTTTGGTCAACGCCGTGGTCGGTTTTGTGCAGGAAGGTAAGGCAGAGAAAGCACTCAACGCAATCGGCAACCTTATCGCACCACAAGCCCACCTGGTTAGGGAAGGAATACATACTGAAGTGCCCGTTGATGAGATTGTTTTGGGTGACATTGTTTCGTTGGAAGCAGGAGATCGCGTGCCTGCGGATCTGCGCCTGATTCGTGCCAGCTCATTGCAAATCGAGGAAGCTATTTTGACCGGCGAGTCGGTGGCGGCAGAGAAGCGGGTGGCACCAGCACCAAAGGAGGCCGCGTTAGGCGACTGTCACTCCATGGCTTATTCAGGCACGCTGGTAGCCACTGGGCAAGCGACAGGGGTTGTGGTGGCCACCGGGAGTGATACTGAGATCGGTCAAATCAGTACACTGCTGCGCGATGTTCAACCACTCACCACGCCGCTGCTGGAGCAGATAAATCGCTTCGGCAAGCAGTTCACCTGGGTGACGTTGGCTGTCACCGTCGTACTGTTTGCCTTCGCGGTATTGATGCGCGGTCATGTCTGGTCGGAGGCGCTCATAGCGGTGGTGGCCTTGGCCGTCGCAGCGATACCAGAAGGCCTGCCAGCGGTCATTACCATCACCCTGGCTATCGGTGTGCAGCGTATGGCACGACGCAACGCCGCTATCCGCCAGTTGCCCGCAGTTGAAACACTCGGGGCAACGTCAGTCATTTGCTCTGACAAAACCGGTACGCTAACACGTAATGAAATGACCGTGCGTCGACTGGAGGCCCCTAGTGGCCGCATGACGGTGTCGGGGGCGGGCTATGTGCCGGAAGGACAATTAACGGCGGAGAAGGCCACTAAAGATACATGGCCGACGGATATCGATAGCCTGATCCTGTCTGGACTACTGTGCAACGATGCCCAACTGATCCATAGCGATGGAGAGTGGCATGCGATAGGCGATCCTATGGAAGGGGCACTAGTAGTATTGGCCATCAAGGCTGGTCTGGAGCCTGACGCCACCCGGCGAGAGTGGCCCCGCGTTGCCGAGATCCCTTTTGATGCCAAGCACCGCTTTATGGCCACGCTAAACTGCCATGCGACGGAGGGGGCACGGGTATTCGTCAAGGGGGCTCCGGACGAATTGCTGCAACTATGCTCACTTCAGGCGGCTGATGAGGGAAGCGTGCCGCTGGAGAAGGATGCCTGGACGGCACGTATCGCAAAGGCGGCTGCCCAGGGCGAGCGAGTGCTCGGTTTAGCGATTAAGCAGGTTCCACCCAGCACCCATAAACTGTCGTTCGCTGACCTCAATGATGAGTTGGTTTTTGTTGGCTTAATCGGCTTTATCGACCCGCCGCGGGAGGAGGCAATGGCCGCCATTAAAGAGTGCCATTCCGCGGGTATTAAGGTGAAAATGATTACCGGCGATCACGCCGCGACGGCAGCGGCTATTGCACGCCAGTTAGGGCTCGATGATGACCCGCACGTAATAACGGGGCGTGAGCTCGACGACATTGCTGATAGTGATCTACCTGGCATCGTTAGCGAGACCAGTGTTTTTGCCCGTACCAACCCCGAACATAAACTGCGTATTGTTCGAGCGCTGCAAGCGACCGGTGCCATCGTGGCTATGACCGGTGATGGCGTTAATGATGCGCCCTCGTTGAAGCAGGCAAATGTTGGTGTTGGTATGGGACATAAAGGCACCGATGCGGCAAAAGAAGCCTCACAGATGGTTCTGCTCGACGATAACTTCGCCTCTATCGTGGCTGCAGTGCATGAAGGCCGAGTGGTCTACGACAATATTCGCAAGGTAACGGCTTGGACGTTACCGACCAATGGGGGCCAAGTGCTGGCTGTCATTGCCGCGATTGTGTTTAGTTTCGCCATGCCGATGTCAGCCGTCCAGATCCTATGGATCAATCTCATCACGGCGGTCACTCTCGGCTTGTCGCTGGCGTTTGAGAAGGCTGAGCCCAATGTCATGCAGCGTCGGCCAAGGCCTCCAGGGCAGGGGCTATTGACCCCCTTCCTGGTATGGCGCATCGTGTTTGTGTCGTTTTTGTTTTTGATAGCAGCACTAGGGATGTTCTTCTACTCGCTTGGCCGAGGAGATGAGCTGCCCTTGAGTCGCACTTTAGTGGTTAACACCGTCGTGGTGCTTCAAGTGTTCTATCTGTTCAATGTGCGCTACCTGCACATGACGTCGTTTAACTGGCGTGGCGTGTTGGGAACCCCCGCTGTGTTGATAGCGGTGACGGTGGTCTTCATTGCTCAGCTTGCCTTCACGTATCTACCGATAATGCATCACCTGTTTGATAGTCGGCCAGTGAGGATTACCGATGGGGTGTTAATCATCACTATCGGTGTCGCTATGATGATAGTGCTGGAGGTTGAGAAGGTCGTATTGCGGCGGGCAGGTAACCCCCAAGCCAGCAACAACGTCTAA